The DNA region GAAGGAACTGACGGACCGAATCCCAGCTGTCGCGAGCGTACCGTTCGTCGAGAAGGATGCGGACGCCGACGTCCTCGGGCGATCGGATTACCCGACCAATCGCCTGTCTGGCCTTCCGAACCGCCGGGACCGTCAGCGCGTAGGTGAACCCGTCGCCGAACGCGTCGTCGTAGGCCCGCCGAATCGCCTTCGTCCGCGGACTCGCCGTGTTGACGATCGGAACACCGCAGATGACCGCCGCCGCGAGGCGGTCCCCGCTGTAGTCGACGCCCTCCGTCAGGGTCCCGCGAAGGCTCGTGACGAGTACCTTCCCCCCGCCCGCAAAGAACTCATCTTTCAGGGATTCCGTGGCGTCGTCGCTGCTCGAGGCGTCGAGCAAGACGGGCTTGTCGACTCCCGGATGCGCCTCGAGGACCGACGCGGCCCACTCGGCCTCGCCGTAGCTCGGCATTCCGACGAGGACGTTCCCCGGAAGTCGGGCGACCTGCGCCAGCGCGTCCGCGTACGCGGTTCGCGTCGACGTCTCCTCGCTAGGCGGCCCCCGGTTGTCGTAGGTGAACTTCGGCACCGAAACCGCGAAGCTCTCGCGATTGGCCTCAGGGAAGTGCAAGCCGTACTGCCGTTCGACGACCGGACGCCCTTCCTCGCGCGCGAGGTACTCGAGACCCGTGACCTCCCGGAAGGCGCCCATCGGCTCGAGGGTCGCGCTCATCAAAATGCCGCCGCCGAACGCTGACAGTCGCGAACCGATGGCGTCGCTGGGAACGCAGCTGTGCAGGGCGAGTCGAGCCGTGTACGCTCGCCGCCAGGAGTCGGCCGGCTCCATCTCATCCCAGGTTCGCTCGAGTTCGATCTCTCGGAAGTTCGTCGTGTGATCGCGACGGTACCACTCCCCGAGCAAGCGGCCGACGGCGGGCGAAGCCCGGGTCTTCTCCTCGTCCTCGGCCTCATTGAGAATCCGCTCGGCGACCGCCCCGACCGACTCGGCTCGCACCCAGGTCGCGTCGCTGTACCCCGCCTCGGCTGCCCACTCGGAAATTTCGTCCTCGGCCGGCATCGTCGGATCGCGAAGCGGGATTTCGTCGTCCTCGAGCGACGTCAGATCGGTCTGCCAGGCCCGATTTGTCCGCTCCAGGTGGGCGCGAACTCGACGGTCGAGTTCCCCACGGAGGTCCTGGACGAATTCGAGGGTGCGCTCGAGTCCCTCGACCGAGACGTCAGTGTCGTTCAGTTCGGCGCGAACGAGGTCTGCGTCGGCAGTCTTCGAGCCACCCTGGGCCTGGCGACCCTCCTGGTCGAATCGGACTGGCTGGAGCACCCGCGAGAGTTCCGTTTCGGCGTCGCGAAGCGTGGTGTCTGCGACCCTGTCGCTCACTAGATCGCGAACTCGGGGCTCGAGCATGTGAGCTTCGTCACAGACGACGAACGTCGACTCGTCGAGCAGAGCGCCGGTGAACGCGGCGGTCGTCGTCGGGTCGAAAGCGTGGTAGTAGTTGCCGATGACGACCTCCACGTGGCCCAGCACGGCCCCCATCACCGAGTGTGGGCAAGTGCCGTGTCGAACCGACCCAGCGACGAGGTCTTCAGGTGTGAGCAGGCCGGTTTCGGTCACGTCGAAGGGAGCCGCTTCGACTGGA from Natronosalvus rutilus includes:
- a CDS encoding ATP-dependent DNA helicase, with translation MTDWRPVFGHDEPYDEQVDGIETAIETATEGGYTVIEGACGTGKTMIALTAGIDLVRDPDSQYERVFVLTSVKQQLRQFETDLETINENLPTDWNPISGLTLVGKADVCPYNRENAGGISDDNVYDRCETLRDRTRDLTGEGGSTTAGALAAQARSQQIGLADSGVRSGGRSSGTEGGVGGDNGNTGTGGSTISRAGARYLETAGEPTPYPPEMPEYNTGGPAGSEVEYCPFYAQYLEDLPEEGSDADPVEAAPFDVTETGLLTPEDLVAGSVRHGTCPHSVMGAVLGHVEVVIGNYYHAFDPTTTAAFTGALLDESTFVVCDEAHMLEPRVRDLVSDRVADTTLRDAETELSRVLQPVRFDQEGRQAQGGSKTADADLVRAELNDTDVSVEGLERTLEFVQDLRGELDRRVRAHLERTNRAWQTDLTSLEDDEIPLRDPTMPAEDEISEWAAEAGYSDATWVRAESVGAVAERILNEAEDEEKTRASPAVGRLLGEWYRRDHTTNFREIELERTWDEMEPADSWRRAYTARLALHSCVPSDAIGSRLSAFGGGILMSATLEPMGAFREVTGLEYLAREEGRPVVERQYGLHFPEANRESFAVSVPKFTYDNRGPPSEETSTRTAYADALAQVARLPGNVLVGMPSYGEAEWAASVLEAHPGVDKPVLLDASSSDDATESLKDEFFAGGGKVLVTSLRGTLTEGVDYSGDRLAAAVICGVPIVNTASPRTKAIRRAYDDAFGDGFTYALTVPAVRKARQAIGRVIRSPEDVGVRILLDERYARDSWDSVRQFLPDDDEFQPVSPDMLEFGLERFRERLDSSR